In Pomacea canaliculata isolate SZHN2017 linkage group LG12, ASM307304v1, whole genome shotgun sequence, a single genomic region encodes these proteins:
- the LOC112577439 gene encoding glycine cleavage system H protein, mitochondrial-like: MDDWTPVDISDYAQDKLGEIVYVQLPEVGVELEKDAEAGCLESVKAASDVYSPVAGKIVEVNEKLAATPNLLNSSPLEDGWIFKLEVASRSDVEGLMNETAYKKFLETQK, translated from the exons ATGGA tgactggacacctgTTGACATATCAGATTATGCACAG GACAAACTTGGAGAAATTGTTTACGTACAGCTACCTGAGGTGGGAGTGGAGCTTGAGAAAGATG cGGAAGCAGGATGCCTTGAAAGTGTCAAGGCTGCAAGTGATGTTTACAGTCCAGTAGCCGGCAAAATAGTGGAAGTGAATGAGAAGCTGGCCGCAACACCAAACTTGCTCAATAGTTCTCCTCTTGAAGATG GATGGATATTTAAGTTGGAAGTGGCCTCCAGATCTGATGTGGAGGGGCTTATGAATGAAACTGCTTACAAGAAGTTTCTGGAGACACAAAAGTGA
- the LOC112576887 gene encoding F-box only protein 31-like, with the protein MTELESLPNELLIYILKFLDSTDVIKVAQTCKRLLQICQAEILWQHLCQRDFKFCSLRGWSCSSFHEVYGKVLYHYGKFQGFWKLPGNAYGMLVHIKVENGQIVGHVIQPPLSWNVVDPVRLKPLFIITVRDNECVVLCRQGCSAQIKMESEKATFKCETCLGDNKFPHISEQILLAWLEEELESLRGNFDQRMLRHFLQGNVSFLHRIYNLAEQTRYWSSLQLTKVPEPRGFSISPVTPGIFKGTYGSHGLEFVQITLSEDGYTLLGNKLTGDPNVPAGETSLYIDLRQPIRLTTDEQRNIDSLKECYCPYSSSSISV; encoded by the exons atgacagaGCTTGAGTCCTTGCCTAACGAATTGCTAATATACATCTTGAAGTTTTTAGATTCCACTGATGTTATTAAAGTGgcacaaacatgcaaaagaCTGCTTCAAATCTGTCAAGCTGAGATACTGTGGCAGCACCTGTGTCAGAGAG ATTTCAAGTTTTGTTCCTTAAGAGGCTGGAGTTGTTCATCATTCCATGAAGTTTATGGCAAAG tgttatACCACTATGGAAAGTTTCAAGGATTTTGGAAGCTTCCTGGCAACGCATATGGCATGCTAGTTCATATCAAG GTAGAGAATGGTCAGATTGTGGGTCATGTTATACAGCCACCCCTGTCATGGAATGTAGTCGATCCTGTTCGCCTGAaacctttatttattatcaCAGTAAGGGACAATGAATGTGTTGTTCTGTGTAGACAAGGCTGCAGTGCTCAGATCAAG ATGGAATCAGAAAAAGCTACATTTAAATGTGAAACATGCTTGGGCGACAACAAGTTTCCTCACATTTCAGAGCAG aTATTGCTTGCTTGGTTAGAAGAGGAGTTAGAATCTTTACGGGGAAATTTTGATCAACGGATGCTCAGGCATTTTCTCCAAGGGAATGTTAGCTTCCTACACAGGATATACAACCTTGCTGAGCAGACTCGTTACTG GTCATCACTGCAGCTCACTAAAGTGCCTGAGCCACGTGGGTTTTCAATATCCCCAGTTACACCTGGTATATTCAAGGGGACATATGGTTCTCATGGGCTGGAGTTCGTACAAATCACACTGTCTGAGGATGGATACACACTCCTGGGGAACAAACTGACA GGAGATCCAAATGTTCCTGCAGGAGAAACAAGTTTGTATATTGATCTCAGGCAGCCCATACGTCTGACAACAGATGAGCAAAGAAATATTGACAGTTTGAAAGAGTGTTACTGCCCCTATTCTTCCTCATCCATTTCGGTTTGA